One Denticeps clupeoides chromosome 12, fDenClu1.1, whole genome shotgun sequence genomic window carries:
- the prok2 gene encoding prokineticin-2: MKLSFSLIFFALLVAQGSSAVITGACEKDSQCGVGMCCAVSLWIRSLRMCIPMGHEGEECHPMSHKVPFFGKRLHHTCPCLPNLACIATKDGNSKCLPPLEYEYNYV, encoded by the exons ATGAAGCTCAGCTTCTCCCTCATCTTCTTCGCTCTCTTGGTTGCACAAGGATCTTCAGCCGTTATTACAGGG GCATGTGAGAAAGACTCTCAGTGTGGCGTGGGGATGTGCTGCGCTGTTAGCCTGTGGATCCGGAGTCTGCGGATGTGCATTCCTATGGGTCACGAAGGGGAAGAGTGTCACCCCATGAGCCATAAG GTTCCGTTCTTTGGGAAACGTCTTCATCACACCTGCCCCTGTCTGCCCAATTTGGCCTGCATTGCTACGAAAGATGGCAATTCAAAATGCTTGCCCCCACTGGAATACGAATATAATTATGTTTGA
- the gpr27 gene encoding putative G-protein coupled receptor 27, giving the protein MANASDLSLQNHAVAASAAKLASLGLIMCVSLVGNVSLSLLVLRDSTLRRAPYYFLLDLCVADAVRTAVCFPFVLLSVGRGSAWGYGAASCKVVAFMAVLFCFHVAFLLFCVSVTRYMAIAHHRFYSKRMTPWTCVAVICMVWTLSVAMAFPPVFDVGTYKFIREEEQCIFEHRYVKANDTLGFMLMLAVIVGTTHVVYVKMLCFVYGHRKMKPAQLVPAISQNWTFHGPGATGQAAANWIAGFGRGPTPPTLVGIRQATHNANRRLLVLDEFKMEKRIGKMFYMLTLTFLLLWSPYIVSCYLRVFVKGGMVPQVYLTAAVWMTFAQAGANPIICFIFNKELRVRFRACFHCCPATQTPMEPYCVI; this is encoded by the coding sequence ATGGCGAACGCGAGCGACCTGTCGCTCCAGAACCACGCCGTCGCCGCCTCGGCGGCCAAGCTGGCGTCCCTGGGGCTCATCATGTGCGTCAGCCTCGTGGGGAACGTGTCGCTGTCGCTGCTGGTGCTCAGGGACAGCACCCTGCGCAGGGCGCCCTACTACTTCCTGCTGGACCTGTGCGTGGCGGACGCGGTGCGCACGGCGGTCTGCTTCCCCTTCGTGCTGCTCTCCGTGGGCCGCGGCTCGGCGTGGGGCTACGGCGCGGCGAGCTGCAAGGTCGTGGCGTTCATGGCGGTGCTCTTCTGCTTCCACGTCGCCTTCCTGCTCTTCTGCGTCAGCGTGACGAGGTACATGGCGATCGCGCACCACAGGTTCTACTCCAAGCGCATGACGCCGTGGACGTGCGTGGCGGTGATCTGCATGGTGTGGACGCTGTCGGTCGCCATGGCCTTCCCGCCCGTCTTCGACGTGGGCACCTACAAGTTCATCCGCGAGGAGGAGCAGTGCATCTTTGAGCACCGCTACGTGAAGGCCAACGACACGCTGGGCTTCATGCTGATGCTGGCCGTCATCGTGGGCACCACGCACGTGGTCTACGTCAAGATGCTGTGCTTCGTGTACGGCCACCGCAAGATGAAGCCGGCTCAGCTGGTCCCGGCGATCAGCCAGAACTGGACTTTTCACGGGCCGGGCGCCACGGGCCAGGCGGCCGCCAACTGGATCGCGGGCTTCGGACGCGGGCCCACCCCGCCCACGCTGGTGGGCATCAGGCAGGCCACGCACAACGCCAACCGCAGGCTGCTGGTGTTGGACGAGTTCAAAATGGAGAAGCGCATCGGGAAGATGTTCTACATGCTCACCCTGACCTTCCTCTTGCTCTGGTCTCCTTACATCGTGTCCTGCTACCTGCGCGTCTTCGTGAAGGGCGGCATGGTCCCGCAGGTCTACCTGACCGCCGCCGTGTGGATGACGTTCGCCCAGGCCGGGGCGAACCCCATCATCTGCTTCATCTTCAACAAGGAGCTGAGGGTGCGCTTCAGGGCCTGCTTTCATTGCTGTCCCGCCACGCAAACCCCCATGGAGCCGTACTGCGTCATATGA